The Arachis ipaensis cultivar K30076 chromosome B07, Araip1.1, whole genome shotgun sequence genomic interval GGAAAAATGGGACAGATTGCTGCTCATGGATGGGTGTCACGTGCCACTCTGTGTCTGGTCACGTGATTGGCCTCGATCTCAGTTGTGGTGCACTTGTAGGTAATATCTATCCCAATAGCACTCTTTTTCATCTTACTCATCTCCAAACACTCAGCCTTGCTTTCAATTCTTTCAATTATTCTCCATTTTCATCTCAGTTTAGTAAGCTTGTGAGTCTCACACACTTGAATTTATCTGATTGTGAATTCAAAGGTGAAATTCCTTCCCAAATCTCACACCTTTCCAAATTACAATCACTTGATCTCTCTTCTTTTTATGATGATTTGATGTGGAAAGAAATTACTTGGAAGAGATTGCTGCAAAACACATCTTTGAGAGAGATTGTATTGGATAAAACAGATATGTCTTCAATTGGTCCAACACCAAACCCTTTGTCTTTGATCGCCAACTTGTCTTCCACTTTGGTTACTCTCAGTCTTGTTTATACTGGAATAAGGGGTTCTTTGACAAATGACATACTTTGTTTACCCAATCTTCAACACCTCATTCTAACAGGGAATAAATTGTCAGTCCATCTTTCCGAGTTGAGTTGTACCATTTCTCTTAGTATCTTGGATCTTTCATTTTGTGGTATCCAAGGGCCTATCTCTTCACCATTCTCTAATCTAACACACCTCACTTCCTTGAATTTGGCGGGAAATCAACTCAACAGTTCAATCCCGTCATCACTTTTAAACCTTCAGCGTCTCACTCACCTCGATCTTTCAATGAATGATCTTAGTGGTCAAATTCCAAATGTGTTTGATAGGCTCACCAACTTGCAAACTCTCTCTCTTCATGATAATAATTTCCAAGGGAAGCTGCCATCCTCATTATTTGCCTTAACTCAACTCTCTTCCTTGGATTATTCTAAtaatgaaattgagggaccacTACCTAACAAAGTAGCATTTTTAAATCTCACTGACTTAATCCTAAGAGACAACTTATTAAATGGGACAATCCCTCAGTGGGCCTTATCCCTCAAGTCTTTGAGATACTTAGATCTATCCAATAACAGATTCAGAGGGCACATAAGTGAAATTACATCTTATTCCTTGGACCATTTAGACTTGTGCAACAATGAGCTCCATGGAAACTTTCCAGAATCCATTTTCCATCTTGTCAACCTTACTCTTTTGTGCTTGTCTTCAGATAACTGGAGCGGCATTGTCAACTTCCAACTCTTTTCTAAGCTTCAAAACTTGGAGCATCTTTATCTTTCAGGTTGTAGTTCATTATTGCTAAAATCTGAAACAAGTGTTAATCACACTTTCTCCAATTTGTGGGAACTGCAGTTGCTTTCTAGCAATATTACTGGTTGGTTGGAATTCTCAGGAAAATTTCCAAATTTAGATTATCTTAAATTGTACAACAATAGTGTTGAGGAAAAAGTGCCAGAATGGATACATGGTATGGATTCATTAAGTTATTTGAATCTCTCACAAAACAATGTTACATTGATGGACCATTTCCCATGGTATCGACTTGAATACCTTGATCTTAGTTTCAACTCCATGGCTGATGACATTTCTTCCTTCTTTTGTAATGCAACCATTCTTTACATTATCAACTTGTCCCACAACAAATTCACAGGAACATTTCCACAGTGCCTTGCCAATAGATCATTCTTTGGAGATTTGGATCTACAAATGAACAAACTTCATGGAACTTTGCCAGACACCTTTCCGAATCTTAATACACTGAATCTCAATGGCAACAATTTCGAAGGTCTATTGCCGAAATCTTTGTCCAAATGCTCAGGACTTGTGGATTTGGATCTCGGTAACAATCAATTTGAGGACACATTTCCCAATTGGCTTCAAAATCTATCATATTTGGAAATACTGGACTTACGAGGCAATAAGTTGTACGGTCAGATTGCAAATTTGAAATCTGAAAAGATATTTGCAAGTTTGATTATTTTTGACatatcatgcaataactttagcgGCTCATTACCAAAAGCATACATACAAAATTTTCGAGCCATGAAGATTGTTCATGATGTGCAAAGCCCTTTCTCTTATATTGATACAGATTGGATTGATACAAATGAAGCATATGAGGGTTCTATGGTTGCAACAATTAAAAGAGTCAGTCTTCCTTTTACGAAAATTCCAAATGGCTTTGCAATTATGGATTTGTCAGAAAACAAATTTGAAGGAGAGATTCCAGATGTTATTGGAGAGCTTCATAGACTCAAAAGCCTCAACCTTTCATATAACAACCTCATTGGTCCTATTCCCCCCTCTTTGGGAAATTTGACAAACCTTGAATCATTGGACCTCTCCTCAAATATGCTTACTGGGAGAATTCCCACTGAATTGACCAATCTCAACTTTCTTGAAGTcttgaatttctcccaaaaccaACTGGTTGGACCAATACCTCAAGGAAAACAGTTTAATACATTTTCAAACAATTCCTATGAGGGAAACATGGGGCTATGTGGATTTCCATTGTCAATTCAATGCAACAACAATGTCCCTTTGCAACAATATCCATCTTCTGAGGCTGAAGACAAATTTGGATTTGGTTGGAAACCAGTGGCAATAGGATATGCATGTGGAATGGTGCTTGGAATTGGATTAGGATATTGTGTTTTCTCAATTGGAAAGCCTCAATGGATTGTGATCATCTTCGGAGGTAAAAGGATCAAAAGAACTCTCTTGAGGTACTTAATCTTTCAAACAACCATCTTGAAGGATCAATACCTCAAGGAAAACAGTTTGATACATTTTCAAATGATTCTTATGAGGGAAACATGGGGTTGTGTGGATTTCCATTGTCAATTCAATGCAATAATGTCCCTTTGCAACAATCTCCATCTTCTGAAGCTGAAGACAAATTCGGATTTGGTTGGAAACCAGTGGCAATAGGATATGCATGTGGAATGGTGCTTGGAATTGGATTAGGATATTGTGTTTTCTCAATTGGAAAGCCTCAATGGATTGTGATCATCTTCGGAGGTAAAAGGATCAAAAGGAGGAGCCGTGGAAACCGCCGGCGTGCAAGAACAACTCTGTTTCAGCTTTTTGTTGTAATGTAAATGTGTAATAAATTTATGTCTTGTGCTCTTgtgttttttatgttttatttgatTTGACGTTGTACTTTTAAGTATTTGTTCTATAGTTGTAAGATATGTTGCAAGTGAATTCTGTTTTCAAAGCCTATATATGTGTGCGAGAGTTTCTTGCTCCAAAACTTCTTCACTTGCACCTTCCAAGTATGTAGAAGACTATAACAACTATCAATATTATGCATGGGTATATGACCACGCAACTGATTTTTTGTTTAGGGGGTTAATTATGTTAGAACAATTGTCAAACTGTTAGGAATATCTCCAACACAATCTGattgtttttttcttcttctttttttaactAATGTCAATCTAAAATAGTTTGATAAAAAATACTAATTCTCTGGTATTCATCATCAAGTAATAGCTGGTCCCAACTCCCAATGCAAGTTGAAAATGTTTCTATattcaaaacaaaaattaaaccatCTATACTTAGTTAGAAATAAGAGGATAAAACTCTGGTGAAGATGGAAAGTACTTTACATACTTTGATTCTTAATCAATTATTTAATCAGTACAATTAGGTTGTTCTCTAGAATTAAAATGTTGTGTTCAGTAATAGTACTATTTCTCTGTTTACAACACTAAAAAAGAACAAATATAAtattagaaaatatttttcataattttcatgAGGCTAAAATTACCTTACATTAATGATTAAAGAGTTCATATGTATTGTTTATAAAAGGTATGCTATTGTGACAAAGTATCTGAGAAGTGAAGTACAAATTATATTGAAGTTCTGTCAAATATCCTATGAATTGAGGAATAGAACCAGCGAGTCTATTATATCAAATATCCCATGCTATTGTTTATTATGGGTGCATGACCCTCTCCAATAACATTTGGAATCTCTCCTTTAAATTTATCCTTTGATAAAtcaatattatataaaattgtgAGAGTATATAATTTTCTCACTTGATTCAAATGGTTTACTACCTGACTAGTGGTGTACATACATGCATGATTCTTGTGTCATTGAAAAATTCTGATAGAAAAATTGTCACGGCCCAAAATGAACCATGACCGGCGCTCAGGAAAACAGTTCCCTAGCAAGCCTATCAAactcaaatataaattaattaagaaagttacaaatattttaaagaaaTTTACAGTTTCTAAAATgaataatttcatatttttaataaaagGTAAAATAATTAGATATGGATGGATCCTGCCTGTGATATATGGAGCATATGACGTCTAAAGAACTCAACAAAAATGAAGCACCAattgcagatcattactcttgaatagaatGCTCACACATTCAAGTATTTGTTcctgaaaattattttttagaaaaacggAATGAGTTTTGCAACCCAGTGAccagacaatacatctataatcgacatgagaccatatataaacattatatcaaaaataattttaattagaaaataataattcataataataagtgaatcaataagggagttctcatacagaaatcaaatcaaaNNNNNNNNNNNNNNNNNNNNNNNNNNNNNNNNNNNNNNNNNNNNNNNNNNNNNNNNNNNNNNNNNAAAAAAGAGGAACAAGGGGTATTGTAGGgattttacattctaccctccttataaaaattttcgtcctcgaaaattgatataatcTTCAAAACTTTACATGGTTTTAGCACTTTACCGAACATGAGAAATGAGCATAACGAGGTGCAAAAGTTACAAGATAGGATCCTGATAAAACGATGTCATTGGCATTTCCCTACTCTCGTTCCCTTGACAACTCATATATACATAGCCCTCTTCACGTTGTTCGTCAATCTTTTCTAAATACAATCTTGGTTCTGTAGCCAGACTTATGTCAAGTGTTCGAATTTCAACTTTCTGAACTTCCGCATCGGTTGCTGTGTCCTAAAGAACTAACGTATCGCTTGTTATATCTGAGAATCGCACGTGACATTGAATCAAACACGAGTTTGTTTAAAAGGATTCTAAACTTAGGCAGAAAAGAGCAAACATCACAAATGGTGTTCGCAAAAATTCGGGGAGATGCGTAGGATCGCAACTAAACAAGGATATACAAAAACAGTGAAGCATGCCAAAAAGAGAATCAATCGCATCTTAGTAAGGAAATTTGAATCAAAAATTTTGATagaacaataaaagaaaagatggtGTATGAAGTCAAAACAAGTTTATGTTGGATCAAAGAAGCACGAAGTTCACAAGAGATGGCCACTAAAATCAACAGTAATATTCACAAAGATTTAAGAGAATGACTAGGAACACAATTAAATAACACACATCTTTTAGaatcaaagaagaggaagaacatACAAGACCtacaaattttataatatttatcaaTCAAAATAAGAACATTAGGACAAATGAAGTTAAAGAAAACAATAAGAAGCAACAACACTATAGGTAAGGGAAGCTAAACAGCAACAAACATACAACGTAAATAAAATACCCACAACAATTATAAATCCAAATCCCAAGCAGCAAGACAAAGACAATTACAGAGGGAGAAAGCAAAACAACAAATAGAAGATTTGACCGCACCTTTTAGAAAGACAATTGTACAGTtatgaaaattaaaaacagtaattgtcacaaaaattaacatCCTCATTTTCTCTTATGTAGAATTCTTTGACAAAGGCCATTTGAAATAATTATTGCCATAACCTTGAATATTAAGTATACTAGAATAAAATTTAATAGTTTTTtactataaataaaaaataaataacgtAAAACATAACGAGAAAATGCAAGCAATCATCTCATTATTCTCAAGGCCAAAAATTCACCTATACATTTAACTTATTTTTGTCATTAGGTCTCAGGTTCGAATCCGGGTGATGCtaatttcttcctttttttttttggtctaaaTCTCCAATTATGAATTTGCTCTTAACATAATCAAAGCACGTAGCAAAAGAATTTCAGAAAATTAGTATGAAATCAGATTTCTTGTAAAGattaaaacacaaaaaaaaaaaattcatattcataaatatatatactttatctcttttttttttattttagaaaaatggaAAACATACATGCAAGTATAACTATGGTTATAGAAAAAAGTTAACTATTTTTTATGTGAAAAGGAGAACAAAAATTATAAACTATAAATTGCAAATGGTAAATCAGTCATTATGCATACACTGATGCACATATTTTATATAGACAAACATCTATATCTGCTTTGGAGCAGTTTTCAACCGATATTAATGGctcttaaaattttaatatgcataagaataaataaaatgaaaataggaGCATATAATCATCAATGGTTAGAGAAAGATGTGAAATCCTTGTAAAAgaaatttttcaaaagaaaaaggaaaggaaaagcttaAAGTAATGGTGAGGTTTTATGTATAAAATACATTCTGATAGAAGTTAAAATGCCAAATGCTGAAATACTTTAACAACTTCACAAAGAGTCaagaattataataattaaatacttAAATGAGTGCAAAGCAAGAGAACAGAGCTTCCATAATCATGACAAAGAAGCTAATGATTAAGATGTAAAGCAAGGGAATATTCAAGTAAATACTCcataatactaataataaaattAGCAATAACTTCGTTACAAGAGAAAAGACTTTCAAATTACtaattattcaataaaaaaaatcctaactTGTTGAAACATTTACCAAAATAGTCTCTATATATTATGATTGTCCTAATAAAATCTCAAGTTGTTTTGAATATTGATTCCCACTTATAAATTTAAAAGCAACAAAGTTCACAAAAATCCTATATTAtcacattaaaataaataatatattttgaatcctagtgaaaatttaatttaaagtATCATTGTATAGCTCAAGTAAGTACATAATTTTACTTACACTATTTTATTTCACAAACCCAACCAAATGTAATTCATGAAATATCAGGTTTCGTTGAgaaatcaaataattttaaaactaGAGTTATTAAGGGGTACATAATAAGAAAGCATGGTTTATAATAATTAGTTGaatataataaagaaaaaattcGTATAAGTAATTTATTTTGCTTTAAGAAATTAGATATCTAGTCTTTTTATCAAAAATTGTCAACAATTCTTTTCAATCTCTAAGATCTACTTCCAAATATCACAAAGGCACTACAAATCAAGAAAATCAATCTCCCTAAACCTCTGAGAATAAGAACAATAGTTGAAAATAAGGAAATTTTCAGAAAAGCAAGGGTTAAGAAAATTCTCAGGTTTCAGATCATACTCAAAAGCAAAATTCATCTTATAATCACCAACAAAAAGGCAAGCGTTCACAATCTTTCTCTCAACTTATCAAGCAGGAAATAGTTCTGTGACAAAAAGTCATATTCAGCAACAAAGAACCATAATGGAAACAGATCATCAATTAGAAAAACAAAACTAAACTTCTAGatcggaaaaaaaaaaatttcgatcCAGCTAACTTATCACCCAAATAATTCACTACACTTAAGCAAAGAAAATCAACAATCGAACAAACAACAATAACACTCTATTCATATGTTGCATCACATAGTCCTTCTTAAGCAACTAAATAGCTGTTTTCAaaattattgatttgaaaaaagAATCAAAAGCTAATCAAAATTATGTTAGCTTCAAAAATCATCAACATAAGAAGGAAAATCTCAATATTGCTTATCAAATCCAGAACAAAGCATCTCGATCAGAAACTCAGCAAATTCATGCAATCCACAAATCCAAATACAATTCTATAAAGAAATCAGATGGTAATTCACAACAAACATAAATCGAATCTTTTAAATAACTCATGAACTACTGACATTAGGAATCATAGAGAACAACCCAAAGACGAAGAAGATTAAAGCACACATTCACAAAATCGGAGAAAATTAGAACTAGCTACGAGAGAAATCGCGAACCAGAACCAAAACTTAAACCCTTGCAAAAACACATTCGAGAAAATCTACCAAAGAATATGTCAAGATTGGGTACAAAAGGACAAGAGTAGTAAGAAGCGGAGAGGACGCATGCTCTACATAATCAGAAGACAACAATGACATAGAGGACAAAGAGGACATTCCTATAGGCCTTTGATAGTGCCACAATTTGTACAAATAGgcgcgcttctatttatacaattgtgatcctatcataggacacttgctccatattacacagattaaacctaagctctgataccactttgtcaCNNNNNNNGACGAGGCACGGCTCTCTCTCCTCGCGTGGTGGCTCGGCGTGGACAGCTCTCTCcttcctcctcccttctcttCTCACGGTCTCCCCTCTTCtctctttcccttttctttctttctttctttttttttgaataagAGAGCTCAACACAATGAAGTGGAGCGACAAACAAGCCAACAATTCAacaggaaaaacaaaataaaaaacaacaatCTCCTtaatgtcatctccggcattgccatcaacaacagaaAGGATCTAAACTACTCCATTCTCTATAAATTTTTAAAGATTTCTGAAAAACCACCTCTGCATTTGCCTCCTTGTTATTAAAAATTCGTCCGTTTCGCTCAAGCCAAACGTTCCAAATGACCGAGAAAAAGCAAATGAGCCACTTGTTGCGCTCCACCTTCCTGTTAGCAGCACCtgtccaactctcaaagtgtTCTTTCAGTGAGCCCGGAACAGTCCATGATCTCCCAAATTCAGTTAGCCAttgacaccacacctgccaagtaaactCACACCCCAAAAATAAATGGTGAGTAAGTTCCACTTCTTTGTTACACAGGACACACATGTTATCACCTTGGCTAACAATTCCCAATCTATGGAGTCTTTCTTTAGTATTTACTCTTCCTATCAGAGTAAACCAAATAAATAACTCCACTCGTGGCGGCACCAAACCTTTCCAAAGCGTTCTTGTGAAACTATAGCTGGTTATATCCTCCGGGAGGGATTCTGACTGTACtacctgcacaaaggagttagttGAAAATATACCTTCCTTGTCAAACTTCCAAAAGATTCTGTCCGGCTTATCATGTGATAGCTTTATAGGCCTTAAGGACTCATGCAACAGATCCACTAATTCCAGCTCCCATTGGTATAAAGCTCGCCTCCACTGaaaattccaaatccactctaacccatcccagaacccacaatcccctatgacAGATCCTTTTTGGTTTGAAATGGAGAAAAGTCTCGGAAAACTCAACTCTAACGGACCACTTTGTAGCCAGACATCTTCCCAGAAACGAGTCCTCCTTCCGTCCCCCACCTCCATAGACAATCCCGCAATCATCTTATCTTTTATAGTATTATCTTTGAGTTGCAGATGGCAGATATCCTTCCATGGGCCCCCTCTAGTAGGTAATATTTGAGCTGATAACATCACACTTGGATTCAAATCATAACAAGAACATACCACTTTCTTCCATAATGGACATTCTTCTTTCGAAAaacgccaccaccacttgaacaggAGCGCAGCATTTCTAATCACAGCATCACCTACCCCCAATCCCCCCAGTTTTTTAGGGGCTTGAACCACCTCCCACTTAACTAGCGCCA includes:
- the LOC107608083 gene encoding receptor like protein 30-like isoform X2 → MGYLMLLVVRVVLCVYMFMMFHFACFSSHLCHSQDSSALLHFKTHFIFDPSIFEYHYDYDYEYVHEYEDGYEYEYEYKCPHVYPKMSTWKNGTDCCSWMGVTCHSVSGHVIGLDLSCGALVGNIYPNSTLFHLTHLQTLSLAFNSFNYSPFSSQFSKLVSLTHLNLSDCEFKGEIPSQISHLSKLQSLDLSSFYDDLMWKEITWKRLLQNTSLREIVLDKTDMSSIGPTPNPLSLIANLSSTLVTLSLVYTGIRGSLTNDILCLPNLQHLILTGNKLSVHLSELSCTISLSILDLSFCGIQGPISSPFSNLTHLTSLNLAGNQLNSSIPSSLLNLQRLTHLDLSMNDLSGQIPNVFDRLTNLQTLSLHDNNFQGKLPSSLFALTQLSSLDYSNNEIEGPLPNKVAFLNLTDLILRDNLLNGTIPQWALSLKSLRYLDLSNNRFRGHISEITSYSLDHLDLCNNELHGNFPESIFHLVNLTLLCLSSDNWSGIVNFQLFSKLQNLEHLYLSGCSSLLLKSETSVNHTFSNLWELQLLSSNITGWLEFSGKFPNLDYLKLYNNSVEEKVPEWIHGMDSLSYLNLSQNNVTLMDHFPWYRLEYLDLSFNSMADDISSFFCNATILYIINLSHNKFTGTFPQCLANRSFFGDLDLQMNKLHGTLPDTFPNLNTLNLNGNNFEGLLPKSLSKCSGLVDLDLGNNQFEDTFPNWLQNLSYLEILDLRGNKLYGQIANLKSEKIFASLIIFDISCNNFSGSLPKAYIQNFRAMKIVHDVQSPFSYIDTDWIDTNEAYEGSMVATIKRVSLPFTKIPNGFAIMDLSENKFEGEIPDVIGELHRLKSLNLSYNNLIGPIPPSLGNLTNLESLDLSSNMLTGRIPTELTNLNFLEVLNLSNNHLEGSIPQGKQFDTFSNDSYEGNMGLCGFPLSIQCNNVPLQQSPSSEAEDKFGFGWKPVAIGYACGMVLGIGLGYCVFSIGKPQWIVIIFGGKRIKRRSRGNRRRARTTLFQLFVVM
- the LOC107608083 gene encoding receptor like protein 30-like isoform X1; translation: MGYLMLLVVRVVLCVYMFMMFHFACFSSHLCHSQDSSALLHFKTHFIFDPSIFEYHYDYDYEYVHEYEDGYEYEYEYKCPHVYPKMSTWKNGTDCCSWMGVTCHSVSGHVIGLDLSCGALVGNIYPNSTLFHLTHLQTLSLAFNSFNYSPFSSQFSKLVSLTHLNLSDCEFKGEIPSQISHLSKLQSLDLSSFYDDLMWKEITWKRLLQNTSLREIVLDKTDMSSIGPTPNPLSLIANLSSTLVTLSLVYTGIRGSLTNDILCLPNLQHLILTGNKLSVHLSELSCTISLSILDLSFCGIQGPISSPFSNLTHLTSLNLAGNQLNSSIPSSLLNLQRLTHLDLSMNDLSGQIPNVFDRLTNLQTLSLHDNNFQGKLPSSLFALTQLSSLDYSNNEIEGPLPNKVAFLNLTDLILRDNLLNGTIPQWALSLKSLRYLDLSNNRFRGHISEITSYSLDHLDLCNNELHGNFPESIFHLVNLTLLCLSSDNWSGIVNFQLFSKLQNLEHLYLSGCSSLLLKSETSVNHTFSNLWELQLLSSNITGWLEFSGKFPNLDYLKLYNNSVEEKVPEWIHGMDSLSYLNLSQNNVTLMDHFPWYRLEYLDLSFNSMADDISSFFCNATILYIINLSHNKFTGTFPQCLANRSFFGDLDLQMNKLHGTLPDTFPNLNTLNLNGNNFEGLLPKSLSKCSGLVDLDLGNNQFEDTFPNWLQNLSYLEILDLRGNKLYGQIANLKSEKIFASLIIFDISCNNFSGSLPKAYIQNFRAMKIVHDVQSPFSYIDTDWIDTNEAYEGSMVATIKRVSLPFTKIPNGFAIMDLSENKFEGEIPDVIGELHRLKSLNLSYNNLIGPIPPSLGNLTNLESLDLSSNMLTGRIPTELTNLNFLEVLNFSQNQLVGPIPQGKQFNTFSNNSYEGNMGLCGFPLSIQCNNNVPLQQYPSSEAEDKFGFGWKPVAIGYACGMVLGIGLGYCVFSIGKPQWIVIIFGGKRIKRRSRGNRRRARTTLFQLFVVM